A section of the Bacillus pumilus genome encodes:
- a CDS encoding LLM class flavin-dependent oxidoreductase: protein MSQPKRKLKLGVFIAGTGHHVASWRHPNAVSDAAMNLDYFKQLAKKAEEGKLDLLFLADSLSINQTSHPNVLTRFEPLTLLSSIAESTSSIGLAATASTTYSEPFHIARQFASLDHLSGGRAAWNVVTSSIEETAKNFSGEEHLAHHKRYERAEEFVEVVKGLWDSWEEDALVRNKETGEFFESSKLHELQHKGEFFSVRGPLNVSRTPQGQPVIIQAGSSEDGQKLAAKTAELIFTAQNDLEKAKEFYQSLKEKVEDAGRAREDVSIMPGIFPIIADTEEEAKAKYEELQELIVPEIGLSILQNYLGGIDLSQYPLDGPLPEIDPSTSNAVKSRFDLVMNMARKDHLTIRQLYQSVAGSRGHNIFIGTPQQLADVMETWINEEAADGFNVMPPLLPEGLDMFVDRVVPILQERGLFKTEYTGQTLRENLGLAQPKNRYTT from the coding sequence GTGTCACAGCCGAAAAGGAAGCTCAAGCTAGGCGTATTCATCGCAGGAACTGGACATCATGTTGCCTCTTGGAGACATCCGAATGCCGTATCAGATGCAGCCATGAACCTGGATTATTTTAAACAATTAGCCAAAAAAGCAGAGGAAGGAAAGCTAGATTTACTCTTTTTAGCCGACAGCTTATCCATTAACCAAACCTCTCATCCGAATGTACTTACAAGATTTGAACCGCTCACCCTGCTTTCATCCATTGCTGAGTCTACTTCATCCATTGGATTAGCAGCAACAGCATCCACTACATACAGTGAGCCTTTCCATATTGCAAGACAGTTTGCCTCCCTTGATCATTTATCAGGCGGAAGAGCGGCATGGAATGTGGTCACATCTTCTATTGAAGAAACAGCGAAAAACTTTAGCGGAGAAGAGCATTTAGCCCACCATAAACGATACGAGCGAGCAGAAGAGTTCGTCGAGGTCGTCAAAGGTCTGTGGGATTCTTGGGAAGAAGACGCCCTTGTCAGAAACAAGGAAACGGGAGAATTCTTCGAATCTAGTAAGCTTCATGAGCTCCAGCATAAAGGGGAGTTCTTCTCAGTACGAGGTCCACTTAACGTATCACGTACGCCTCAAGGGCAGCCAGTGATCATTCAGGCAGGGTCATCCGAAGATGGTCAAAAGCTTGCAGCGAAAACGGCTGAACTTATTTTTACAGCACAAAACGATCTCGAAAAAGCGAAGGAATTTTATCAAAGCTTGAAGGAGAAAGTAGAGGATGCGGGTCGTGCTAGAGAAGACGTCAGCATCATGCCGGGGATATTCCCGATTATTGCTGATACAGAGGAAGAAGCCAAAGCGAAATATGAAGAATTACAGGAGCTGATTGTTCCTGAGATTGGGCTGAGCATTTTGCAAAACTACTTAGGTGGGATTGATTTGTCTCAGTATCCTTTAGACGGCCCGCTGCCAGAGATTGATCCAAGCACGTCAAATGCGGTAAAAAGCCGTTTTGATCTCGTGATGAATATGGCGAGAAAGGATCACCTGACCATTCGCCAGCTCTATCAATCAGTTGCCGGCTCTCGTGGTCATAATATTTTCATTGGTACACCGCAGCAGCTCGCAGATGTGATGGAAACATGGATCAATGAAGAAGCAGCAGACGGCTTTAACGTCATGCCCCCGCTATTGCCAGAAGGGCTGGACATGTTCGTAGACCGCGTCGTCCCAATTCTTCAGGAGAGAGGCTTATTTAAAACAGAATATACAGGACAAACCTTACGAGAAAATCTCGGATTAGCACAGCCAAAAAATCGCTACACGACATAA